Genomic DNA from Garra rufa chromosome 18, GarRuf1.0, whole genome shotgun sequence:
TTAAAGTCATAGTTCACCCCTAAAATTTCTGTTACTGTTTATTCACCCTCGGGTCATTCCCAAATCTCTCTattattcttttttctttcttttgtaaaaaaaaaaaaaaaaaaaaaagttcatgttACTTGTGCACTACACTATGTTTCAGatgttttttggaaaaacaaagtcatggaaagacatgagggtgagtaaatgatctttTCCAGGTGCACTGTTCCTTTAAATCTGTATCTCGTTCTTCCTCGTTTGACTGTATATTGTAAATAGACAATACTTTTGTCCAGTTTTCTCCTTAATTGCCAAGTTTTTTCCATCATGCACTTTATGTATTTAGAGGTTGGATTTCGTTTCGAGTTTCGGAGATTCTGAGTTCGGTCACACGTTtgtatattcacacacacacacacacacacacacacagtagaggTTTGTTCCATTTCATGCTCAGTATTTTGCACGTGTTTCGGTCAGACTGtgctttaaatattaataaattttaATGTAAGTTTTTTGGGGCTAGACATTGTTTTTCTCATTTACAAAGTGTTTCATGTCTCTTGCTTCAGATGATGTCCCATGATTCCGTCTCatttaaatatttgaatgttTCTTATTTAAACTGGAAATTCCGACACATTTGAATGATGAATTCAAATCTTTATTCTAAACTCAGTGACAGTTGAAACAATTCCTGGATTAATGGCAAACGTAACATGTTTTTGCTGGATGTGAAGGATGTGTTGATCTGGTGGAGGTTTCAGGCTCGTTCCTCATGGTCTTCCGCTTTATCTGAGGGACAAAACATTAGACCTTTAGTTCAGTTTGCATGTTTGAACACAGACAGGATAGAAAGAGTTGCAATACAAACAAACTACTGTGCAGATGAGAAACGATAATGTCACTCACTCTCATATGTTCACCGCATGAACGGGTATGAGgaactgagagagagagaatgacaTGCAGTTTCTGTAATAATGTTTGACGTGCTCAAACTGCAGCAGAATGAGTCCTTTTAACTCCTTTATATACATGCATatatactgccattcaaaagtgtaggatcagtaagatttttaatgctttttaaagacacttctgctcatcaaggctgtttatttgattaaaaatacagaaaaaaaagtaatattgtgtaacgttaatgcaatttaaaagtggttttctatgttaatatactttaaaagatagctgaattttcagcatcattactctagttttcagtgacacatgatccttcagaaatcattctaatatgctgatttattaatatatatttttttaaacctgtgatgctttttcagcactctttgatcaataaaacatTTGTCAGAGACAAAAaggaaagtttgggatcagtaatttttcctttctttctctctttataaATTAATACCTTTttttcagcaagaatgtgttcaattgataaaagTAAAGACTTATTTTGTgagaaaacatttctattttgaatcaatgctgttctttttaaccttttattgatcaaagatcctgaaaaaagtatcacaggttccaagaaAATATTAAGCCGCACAACATTGCAACATTAagcagtttccaacattgataatgaaagtaataaatcagcatattagaatgatttctgaaggatcatgtgacactgatcaACACTGATTAACAGCAGATGgaaactcagctttgcatcacaaaagtaatattttaaagtatattaaaaataaaaactgttattttgaattgcaataatatttcataatattgcttttttcagtatttttgatgaaataaatggaactttaataagcatcaaataaaattaaaatcttactgatcccaaacttttgagtggcaaaacacacacacacacacacacacacacacacacacacacacacacacacacacacacacacacacacacatacatatatatatagagagagagagagagatcaaaatacagcaaaaacagtaaaatgtgaaaatattttttctatttaaaatgactgttttctatttgaatatattttacatttaatttattcctgtgattttaaagctgaatattcagcatcattactccagtcttcagtgtcacatgatccaacagaaatcattctaatattctgatttgctgctcaaaaaaattattattagaaGAAGAAtcatttgcaacattataaatgtctttatcatcacttttgatcaattttaaagcatccttgctaaataaaagtattaatttctataatttctttccccaaaaaatatacagactctaagcttttgaatggtagagtgtatgttacaaagttttttttatttcagataaatgctgatcttcagatatttctattcatcaaagaatcttgaaaaaatgtactcaactgttttaaatattgatcatcattataataataaatgtttgttaaacagcaaatcagcatattagaatgatttctgaaggatcatgtgacactgaagactgaaggaatgatgctgaaaattcagctttgatcacagaaataaattacgtttgaacagatattcaaataaaaaacatttattttaaatagtaaaaatatttcaagatgttactgtttttgctgaacttAGGAACAACTAAGTGCaaaagtgacttctttaaaaaactaattTGTTATTACCTCACCTTTTAAGCTCGCTGCGAGCTTCAGCAAATTTGTGTCTGATCATAAAGCTTGCCAAAGCATCTGCCACCTGAAAAATGCACAAAAAGTAAGTATTGCATTAAAACACTTACAACAAGTATACCAAAATCATCTGtgcataattaatatttatacacaagAATGAGTGAATGTTGAGTGTTCCAAGACACTTatccatatttatttaaaaaatacagtaaaaaatatttttctagtTTAAAGTAgatgctttctatgtgaatatattataaaatgtaatttattgctgtgatcaaagctgaattttcagcatcattaatccagtcttcagtgtcacacgatccttcagaaatccttctaatatgctgatttacttcaaatgtttgtggaaacagtgatgcagattatttattttttgggattctttaatgaatagaaatatccgaagatcagcatttatctgaaataaaaagcttttgtaacattatacactataaagaaataatagaaatgaatacattatttagcaaggatgttttaaattgatcaaaagtgatgctaaagacatttataatgttgcaaaagattatttaaaaaaaatgctgttcttctgaaatttctattcatccaaaaaagtcaactcagctgttttcaacataatagttctttgagcagcaaatcagaatattagaatgatttctgaaggatcgtgtgacactgaagactggagtaatgatgctgaaaattcagctttaaaatcacaggaataaataaaatttttaaatatattcaaatagaaaaaaaattatatatatagtaaaaatatttaaaaaaatactgtttttgctgtactttagatcaaataaagaaacttctttaaaaaaaaaaacattaaaaatctcaacgttcaaaaactttataaatatttattcactgccgctcaaaagtttggtatcagtaagattttggattttttaaagaagtctcttatgcttatcaaagttcgatttatttgatcaaaaatacagaaaaaagtaatatattattggaattcaaaatatcagttttttaatgttatcatacttattacaaaaatataatttatttctgtgatgcaaagctgaattttcagcatcattactccagtcttcagtgtcacacgatccttcagaaatccttctaatatgctgatttacgtCATATTTTCTGTGGAAACAGTGatgcagtttattttttattttttggattctttaatgaatagaaatatccgaagatcagcatttatctgaaataaaaagcttttgtaacattatacactataaagaaataatagaaatgaatacattatttagcaaggatgttttaaattgatcaaaagtgatgctaaagacatttataatgttgcaaaagattattttaaaaaatgctgttcttctgaaatttctacTCATCCAAAAAAgtcaactcagctgttttcaacaagttctttgagcagcaaatcagaatattagaatgatttctgaaggatcatgtgacactgaagactggagtaatgatgctgaaaattcagcattaaaatcacaggaataaataaaatttttaaatatattcaaatagaaaacagttaaatatatatataaaaaaattatatatatagtaaaaatattttttaaaatgactgtttttgctgtactttagatcaaataaagaaacttctttaaaaaaaaaaacattaaaaatctcaacgttcaaaaactttataaatatttattcactgccgctcaaaagtttggtatcagtaagattttggattttttaaagaagtctcttatgcttatcaaagttccatttatttgatcaaaaatacagaaaaaaagtaaaatattattggaattcaaaatatcagtttttttattttatcatacttatttacaaaaatataatttatttctgtgatgcaaagctgaattttcagcatcatcactccagtcttcagtgtcacacgatccttcagaaatccttctaatatgctgatttacttcatatttttgtggaaacggtgATGCAGTTTATTTTTTAGGCTTCACatatgaacagcatttatttgaaatataaatattttgtaacactataaatcaGTTTTGATCAATCTGATGCGTCCTTGCtgtataaaagcattaatttcttgaAAGAAAATGAATAGAAACGGACATAAGATATACTCTTACTTTATCTGGGGTGTCCTCATGTACTGCGTGTCCACAAGGGGGCAGCACCTGCATCATGAATTTACCTGCAAATAGAGAATGGCATACTAGCATAGTACTTTTTCTTCCATTATTCAGGTGTAAACGCAGTCTTTCTTGATTATAGGCTGATAGTGTTTCTGTCAGTTTTAAATGATTGTGCAGCTCAGTGCATGATCTAGTTATTGATCAGACTCACCCTGCATCTGTCCAATGGTCAGGTCTCGGTCCAGTCGATCAATACCTGAACACACAACACGTTTTGCattaaactgacagaactgtgtgatttagttttgtttgtGTATTATTTAGATATAGATGACTAATATGCATTTGATTTGTTTCAGATGAGTGCTTTGATTTGATTGGTCCGTGTCTCTTGCCTGCCAGCAGTAGGAGTTTTGGGACGTTGCAGGACAGGAAGAGGTTCGATATCCCTCTGAACCAGCCGTCCCAGTATTTCTCTGCTTTAGACAGGTCGATTCTCCAGCTGTACACACTGCACGGCTGAAACACACACATTTGCTCATGCACATTGATTATTCTTGCTTGTTGATTCATGCTTCAGTTTGTAGTTGCGCACGAAAGGGTCAAAGGTTAACAAATGTTAAATATGGGTGTATGTGCAATTGTTATGGAAGGCCATTCCACCACATTAGAAACAATTCATGCTTTAGTAGATCATAATTATGATAGCAGTCATAATTAGGAGTCAAAAATATGAGCTAAAAAGTCATGATTATgacataatgaaataaaaaattgacaTACCCAGTCATAACCAAAAGTCGAAATTGTATAGTTATTAgggataaaattatttaatattgagagactttataaggacaattgtgagattaaaagcaaaagtgaccaaaaaaataattatgacataaaaactaaaaaattgaCATATCAAGTCCTAATATATGAATAAGTCAAAACTGATTTACCAAAGAAATATGTATTacattaaaaagtctaaaatgtcTTTGATGAAAATTGACTTTAATTaacgttttatctcataattatgtcaTTGAAGTCAAAATTGCTTaattatgatatttatttttagtataagtATGATAAATGTTAAGATTAAAAtcaaaactgacaaaaaaaaaattatgagtgTAAACAGTCATGAcataaaaattcaactttttggCAAGTTAAAACTGAGATAAAttgaaattgaataaaaaaaaattaattcccAAAAATAGTGTAAACATTCATAATTATTCATAATTGAGATCATGATTGAGATTGAGTCATAATTAACGATATAccaagttgtaattatgagatgTGTACAATAGTGTATGATAGATGATATTGTACCTCTTTtacgtttttttctttctttgctgTGAttttgaaaaagtcaaaattatgaaaaaagttaattagaataaaaaaatacaaaccaTAACAGTAATTTTTAGATAAACATACTAaattgtaattatgagataaaatcttgtaattatgacataaaattgAAATCTAACATACTATTGAAGTAAAATTGGACGTACAAAGTCGTAACcgtgaaataaaaagtaaaaattatgataaagtcttaattataagataaaaaattGAGATTATAAATCTGTAAGTCGAAatctaaatgtatatatatatatatatatatatatatatatatatatatatatatatatatataatgagtgTAAAAGGTaataaatatgagataaaaatttaaaattatgaCATATTCTTGAAATTaagataaatttaatttttttttttttaattgacaaaaaaTAGTGTAAACTGTTATAAATTGAGAAACGGTCTAAATGATGATGTACCAAGCTGTAATTATGAGATAGTGAAACTGACAAAACAAACATCTAAACTGAGGTTAAAGACTAAATTGACTAAACAGTTTTAGTTATGAGATGAGAAGTCGAAATTACAACATGAAGTTGAAATTGGAATAAGTTACAATGATGAGATCAAAAAATTGAAATTGACAAAGAATAAAATGTTAACTTATAATTGAGTCAAAATTATGGCAGATtgtaattatgagatttaaaattTGAAATTTACTAATTTAAATTGAGTGTAAAGTTGAAATTGAGAAGgcaaaattacgagataaaataaagtataaacagttataattaagtcagaattatggcaGTTGTAATTACGAaacaattatgagatttaaattataataatttttttcacttgatcatttaatcattttaattgaaTAATTTGAGTGTAAAGTTGAAATAGAGATAAGTAAAAATGATGAgatcaaaaaatttaaataaagggAAAACggttcaaaaatttaaattgacaAAATTAAATTGCTGTATACAAAATTATTTGCTTATgaaatagttgaaattataaggacaaaaaaaatctaaattatgagattaaaatagTGTAAACTGTCATAATTaagattaaaagtaaaaaaaaatatgacctaTAGTTAAAATTgagataaattgaaattatgaattaaaaaaattgaaacaGTCATAATTGAGGAAAAAGTCTATATTATGACATAccaagttgtaattatgagaaaaCAAATGACATAATAAATTTATGAAATTATGACAACGATGAAAtagtcaaaatatatataaaaagtaaataaaaaataagaatagtgtcaaaattatgacagttGTAATTATAAgattattatgaaataaaaaaaattaattgaccAAAAATAGTGTAAACCATTTAAACCAAGTCTATATGACAGTTGTTATTATGAGATCAAAATCTGAAAAATTGAAACTGACTTTAATTCTAATTGAATTTAGAGTGTAAATTCATaattgagaaaaagtcaaaaatatgacatactaagtcatagcaaagactatagaatgtCACTCCTAttgttttgaatggggaaaaatgcaacgttcattatggccgcgaagccccgccttcttagtgaaagagccaatcgttgattagtaaagtcactgcagctgcagttagaagtcccggttgctatagaaacaatcggcgctttaagatgtgcgctcagtactgtgcatgctcatttagccggaaaaataagtgttttttaacgctattggagcacaaggaaccatatttatgaggcagttcttgttggaattctttggagatttaaaatatgaaatttaatcgtaagcttagtgaacagttttggagaatttgatgtttccccattcaaacagataggagctgcacttgccggcccgagtagcgtttcaaagatggatGCCGACCCTGGtgagaaaaacagctaaaaccagcctaggctagttggctggttttaaaggggttttggccatttttccagcctggccaggctggtcaggctggtcttagctggtcaggctgggaaaccaccagctaaaaccagcctgaccagcctggccaggctgggagaccagcttaaaccagctacttccagcttaaaccagctaagaccagccaaccagcataggctggttttagctgtctttttcagcaggggagtgacatgacttgccttaaagggacaaaattgagatataaaataaaactgaccaaaaaaaaaaaaaaatctaaaatgatgAGTTTAAACAGTCATTACATTTGAATTTTGATCATGTTGTAAGAATGAGGATTATGTCAGTTTCAACTGTTTTTTTCTAATGTGccagaaatgggctttcatacatCTGCTTTATTTTGCATACTTCAATAATTTGTGATATATatgtgcatatgtgaccctggaccacaaaaccagtcataattttcaattttacaaaactgagatgtatgcatcatatgaaagttcaataaataagctttctattggtgtatggtttgttaggatcggacaatattcggccgagatacatctatttgaaaatctggaatctaagggtgcaaaaaaatcaaaatactgagaaaatcacctttaaagttgtccaaattaggttcttaacaatgcatattactaatcaaaaattacattttgatatatttatagtaggaattttgcaaaaaatcttcatggaacatgatctttacttaatttcctaatgatttttggcataaaagaaaaatcaataattttgacgcattcaatgtatttttggctattgctacaaatataccccagcgacttaagactggttttgtggtccagggtcacatatataagacAACTAATTATGTATATACAGGTAGCATTGCACATTCATATACCATGGTATTTACTTGCGATTTCAAAGAGAATAGCACAGTATTACCATGGTATGTATTCAGACTGCCAGTGTTTATGTTAATGATCAGAGGAGCTCTACCTCTGCTGATGTGCTGCTCTCCGCTTTATCCGTCACGTAGTTGAGGTCGTAAAACTCCTCGTGACCCTCGGCCACGCTCTCAGTCACCGGACTCACCGGCTCGGCCGAATCGCCTTCCTCcacctcacacctgagagaaacACGTGCTCTCATTCACTGAATACTAATGCGATGATCAGGAAAGAGTGTGAGGTCAGATCCTACCGTCTCACTTGTCCCACCATCGACACTTTAGCAGATTCAAGGTTTCTGATCTGACCACTTTTTACACTGCAACAGGAAAACAGACATATGTCAGAGGGGGTTTTAATACTTAATACTTTTAATACTAAAACAGAAGTGACAGTAGAGATATTCaccaataaataaatgctgttctttttaatttaatatttatctgtgaattgtgaaaaataaaatctaGCACGGTTTGCACAAAAACAGCTGTTTTTAAACTTgataatgtttcttaagcagtaaATAGgctttttagaatgatttctgaaggatcatgtgacactgaagactggaattatgatgctgaaaattcagctttgatcacagaaataaattatatttgaacagatatttacatagaaaatagctattttaaattataataatatttcacatttttaatgtttttactttatttttaaatttttttaattaaataaatgcagccttggtcagcaaaaattcttgttttaatttttttttttttttttttaaatctacctTAAACATTTGAACAACAGTGTAcctcatttatgtttatttagttTCTTGGGTGTGATTTTGAAACAGTCAaagttatgaaataaaatataaattttgacATATTTTAACCTATGGCATAGTAAtaactgagataaagtcaaaattgacatactaagtcataattatgagataaaaagttgaaattgacaTGCTAAATtgtaattgtgagacaaaaagtatTGAGATTATAACACatgaagtagaaattatgagatgaaaattttaaattgacatacaaagtcataattatgagataaaaagtggaAATTGGCATGCTAAGTTGTAATTGTgatacaaaaagaaaaaattggaaaaaaagtcaattatgcgagataaaaagttgtaattatgatataaaatattataattacaaCAAAATTGAAACGTTTGCATActtagtcataattatgagataaagttaaaattataagaTAATGACAaaatatcataattatgacataaaatttAAACCTAGcatactaaatcataattaagaGATAGTTTTGACATACTAAGTtgtaactgtgagataaaaaaagtacaaattatgagaaaaaagtcataattataagataaaaagttgagATTATAACACAAAGTTAAAATTAgataagaagtcaaaattaacATACTGAGTCATAATtatacgagataaaaagtcataattatgatataaaatataataattaccaCAAAATTAAAACCTAGCATTTTTatggtcataattatgagataaagttgaaattatgatataaaacaattatgacaaaatattacaattatgaCATGACATTAAAACCNNNNNNNNNNNNNNNNNNNNNNNNNNNNNNNNNNNNNNNNNNNNNNNNNNNNNNNNNNNNNNNNNNNNNNNNNNNNNNNNNNNNNNNNNNNNNNNNNNNNNNNNNNNNNNNNNNNNNNNNNNNNNNNNNNNNNNNNNNNNNNNNNNNNNNNNNNNNNNNNNNNNNNNNNNNNNNNNNNNNNNNNNNNNNNNNNNNNNNNNNNNNNNNNNNNNNNNNNNNNNNNNNNNNNNNNNNNNNNNNNNNNNNNNNNNNNNNNNNNNNNNNNNNNNNNNNNNNNNNNNNNNNNNNNNNNNNNNNNNNNNNNNNNNNNNNNNNNNNNNNNNNNNNNNNNNNNNNNNNNNNNNNNNNNNNNNNNNNNNNNNNNNNNNNNNNNNNNNNNNNNNNNNNNNNNNNNNNNNNNNNNNNNNNNNNNNNNNNNNNNNNNNNNNNNNNNNNNNNNNNNNNNNNNNNNNNNNNNNNNNNNNNNNNNNNNNNNNNNNNNNNNNNNNNNNNNNNNNNNNACAAggaacacaaaattactaatgcTTAAATTAGGCTAaacagaaaagtaaaaaaaaataaaaaataataataataataataataataataataaaatgaccgAACATTACTAATACTTAAATTAAGCTAAATGgaaatattaaaactaaatagaaaataaaaattttaaaatgacaaggaacacaaaattactaatactTAAAGATCAAGctaaatagaaatgtaaaacaaattataaaatgACTAAGAACACAAAATGACCGatagctattttttttaaaagctaaatatatatttttttactttctattttcATTATAAAATGACCAAGAACACAAAActactagtaaaaaatatatgtaaataaataaaaaaaaaaaaaaaaatgactaataattaaaaaattaagctaaatagaaaataaatatatatttatatataaaatggcTAACAAATTACTATTTGCAAAAAAGAAATGCAacaaagctaaatagaaatgtaaaaaaatgttaaatgacaaggaacacaaaattactaatactTAAAGATTCAGctaaatagaaatgtaaaaaaaaaaagtataaaaattttaaaatgacaaGGAACACAAACTTGCTAATACTTAAAGAGGCTAAATAGAAACAAAAAAGctaaacagaaatgtaaaaaaaataacaacatggaacacaattttaataataataaaaaatgaagataaaaagtaaacaaaattactGATACTTAAACAATTAGGctaaatagaaatgtaaaaaaatatatataaactgacTAAGAACACCAAATTACTCATACAACATtgagctaaatagaaatataaaagagctaaatagaaatgtaaaaaaaaaaatttaaaaaatgtaaaatgacaAGGAACAAAATTACTAATACTTACATATATTACTAATACTTATATAAGGACAAAGAACACAAATTTactaatacttaaaataaaaactgaaaatataaaaaagctaattcaaataaaagctaaataggtaaacaaaaataaacaaattacaaaaactaattaaaataaaaattgaagataaaaataaaattcaaaattgaAATATTAACAATACTACAATAATTCCAAAGGTGTAAtagtgttaaaataaataaataatattattaaacttcaaataaagctgaaataaaatattctaTATTATAGCATATTTATAGTAATTATTAtactatatttatattaaatctgCCTTGGCAACTAACAAAGTTCAGTTGGAATTCTAAAAttcctaaaactgaaataaaaaatgaaaactacaaaaaaaaaaaaaaaaaaaaaaaaaaaacaaactcatgAACATTTTTTTGCTAATCACATATACATATAGCCTAGTTGGAAAATAAAAGAGTACAATTTGGTGATAAACGTCAT
This window encodes:
- the LOC141291136 gene encoding protein phosphatase methylesterase 1-like isoform X2, whose protein sequence is MVGQVRRCEVEEGDSAEPVSPVTESVAEGHEEFYDLNYVTDKAESSTSAEPCSVYSWRIDLSKAEKYWDGWFRGISNLFLSCNVPKLLLLAGIDRLDRDLTIGQMQGKFMMQVLPPCGHAVHEDTPDKVADALASFMIRHKFAEARSELKR
- the LOC141291136 gene encoding protein phosphatase methylesterase 1-like isoform X1, which encodes MVGQVRRCEVEEGDSAEPVSPVTESVAEGHEEFYDLNYVTDKAESSTSAEPCSVYSWRIDLSKAEKYWDGWFRGISNLFLSCNVPKLLLLAGIDRLDRDLTIGQMQGKFMMQVLPPCGHAVHEDTPDKVADALASFMIRHKFAEARSELKSSSYPFMR